One segment of Dromaius novaehollandiae isolate bDroNov1 chromosome Z, bDroNov1.hap1, whole genome shotgun sequence DNA contains the following:
- the LOC135324955 gene encoding major intrinsically disordered NOTCH2-binding receptor 1-like: MDFSVLPNNNHPDKFLQLEVKSLVKNSAFLQASLAKFPEAALPGVQRWHNRVYSQREKRNVTELPGLGLSRTSQEMIDKALGKHITPLTLKSTIKSNPLYSDIHMDGDWEEKKKMPSWTAQDFDRHSLHSNLASRIKENPNDLQFWMGDIYTPGYDTLLKKKEREKKHSKCCRIILLTVLAVCILITIVTLSVLLT, translated from the exons ATGGATTTCTCCGTTTTGCCAAACAACAACCATCCCGATAAATTCCTACAACTGGAGGTAAAGTCTTTAGTGAAAAACTCTGCCTTCCTCCAAGCCAGCCTGGCAAAATTCCCAGAAGCAGCTTTACCTGGAGTGCAGCGGTGGCACAACAGAGTCTATTCACAG agagaaaagagaaatgtcaCGGAGCTGCCTGGCTTAGGATTGAGCAGGACCAGCCAAGAAATGATAGACAAAGCACTTGGGAAACATATTACACCCCTCACCCTTAAATCCACAATCAAAAGCAACCCCTTGTACAGTGACATCCACATGGACGGTGactgggaggagaagaaaaagatgccTTCCTGGACTGCGCAAGACTTTGACAGGCATTCACTGCACTCCAACTTGGCCAGCCGCATCAAG gaaaatcCTAATGACCTACAGTTCTGGATGGGGGATATTTATACTCCTGGGTATGATAccttgttaaaaaagaaagagagggaaaaaaagcattccaAATGTTGCCGAATCATCCTGCTCACGGTACTAGCTGTTTGCATCCTGATTACCATAGTCACGCTCAGCGTTTTACTTACTTAA